From the Hyphomicrobium sp. ghe19 genome, one window contains:
- the tolB gene encoding Tol-Pal system beta propeller repeat protein TolB, giving the protein MTLKVRLKRLFSVATLVAACVWLVPGLALPAMAQLKGTQTEGTIAPIPIAIPTFLGDDQELASNIAAVVEADLERSGLFRPLDHQSFLEQVRDVNAAPRFGDWRSIQADALVVGRVVNAGDGKVGAEFRVWDVAGGKQLAGQRFSTSARNWRRIGHLIADSVYERLTGEKGYFDTRVVYVDETGPKEKRIKRLAIMDQDGANVRLLTQGQELVLTPRFSPTNQEITYMSYSGGGQPKVFIMNLETGRRELVGDFPNMTFAPRFSPDGQRVVMSLGRPDGGSDIYEMDLRSRQPRQITRSNGIDTSPSYSPDGGQIVFESDRSGGRQQLWVMNSDGSNQRPISTGDGSYSTPVWSPRGDYIAFTKQTGGQFIIGVMKPDGSGERVLTEGYHNEGPTWAPNGRVLMFFRESQGGNGGPRIFSVDITGYNERKVDTPAFASDPAWSPLLN; this is encoded by the coding sequence ATGACCTTGAAAGTCCGCCTTAAACGGCTGTTTTCCGTTGCGACGCTCGTCGCCGCTTGCGTCTGGCTCGTTCCAGGCTTGGCGCTCCCTGCGATGGCGCAGCTCAAAGGCACGCAGACGGAAGGCACGATCGCGCCCATCCCGATCGCAATTCCGACCTTCCTCGGCGACGATCAGGAACTCGCGAGCAATATCGCCGCCGTGGTTGAAGCGGACCTCGAACGTTCGGGGCTTTTCCGGCCGCTCGATCATCAATCGTTTCTCGAGCAGGTTCGAGACGTCAATGCTGCGCCGCGCTTCGGCGACTGGCGCTCCATTCAAGCCGATGCGCTCGTCGTCGGACGCGTGGTCAATGCGGGAGACGGCAAGGTCGGCGCAGAGTTCAGGGTCTGGGACGTTGCGGGCGGAAAGCAGCTCGCCGGCCAGCGCTTTTCGACGTCTGCACGCAACTGGCGCCGGATCGGCCACCTCATCGCCGACAGCGTTTATGAACGGCTGACGGGCGAGAAGGGCTATTTCGATACGCGCGTCGTTTACGTCGATGAAACGGGTCCGAAAGAGAAGCGCATCAAGCGTCTCGCGATCATGGATCAGGACGGCGCGAATGTCCGGCTTTTGACGCAGGGCCAAGAGCTTGTGCTGACGCCGAGGTTCTCTCCGACGAACCAGGAAATCACGTACATGTCCTACAGCGGCGGTGGCCAGCCCAAGGTTTTCATCATGAACCTGGAGACAGGCCGTCGCGAACTCGTCGGCGACTTTCCCAACATGACGTTCGCGCCCCGATTCTCTCCCGACGGGCAGCGGGTGGTCATGAGCCTTGGGCGCCCCGATGGCGGCTCCGATATCTACGAGATGGACCTCCGCTCACGGCAGCCGCGGCAGATCACGCGGTCGAACGGCATCGATACCAGTCCAAGCTATTCGCCGGACGGCGGCCAGATCGTCTTCGAAAGCGACCGGAGCGGCGGCAGACAGCAGCTCTGGGTCATGAATTCGGACGGATCGAACCAGCGTCCGATCTCGACGGGCGACGGCAGCTATTCGACGCCGGTCTGGTCGCCACGTGGCGACTATATAGCGTTCACCAAGCAGACGGGCGGCCAGTTCATCATCGGCGTCATGAAGCCGGACGGGTCGGGCGAGCGCGTTCTGACGGAAGGTTACCATAACGAGGGGCCGACCTGGGCCCCGAACGGGCGGGTTCTGATGTTCTTCCGCGAGTCGCAGGGGGGCAATGGGGGTCCGAGAATCTTCTCGGTCGATATCACCGGTTACAACGAGCGAAAGGTCGACACTCCGGCCTTCGCTTCGGACCCCGCTTGGTCACCGCTTCTGAATTAA
- a CDS encoding metallophosphoesterase, with protein MISRRDLLKLTGVAGVGSTALSGYALAEAFRERVTSYNLTLPNWTPGLKLKFAVLADLHVCEPWMSVERLEVIVEQTNKLGVDAVLLLGDYVVGHRLGKYSGRVSNGAWATVLSRLKAPLGVHAVLGNHDWWESRDVQKKRAGPTPAGLALQVVGIPVYENNAVRLEKDGQAFWLAGLGDQWAFWPRSDEYDEFVHGGKIAYRGVDDLPATLRQVTDSAPVILMAHEPDIFPKVSDRVSLTIAGHTHGGQVRIFGYAPVVPSRFGSRYAYGHIVEDKRHMIVSGGLGCSSLPIRFGSPPEIVVIELGGSERGEV; from the coding sequence TTGATCAGTCGCCGCGATTTGCTGAAGTTGACGGGTGTGGCCGGTGTCGGCTCGACGGCGCTCAGCGGTTACGCGCTCGCCGAAGCCTTCCGCGAAAGAGTGACGTCCTACAACCTGACGCTTCCCAACTGGACGCCGGGTCTCAAACTGAAGTTTGCCGTGCTCGCGGACCTTCACGTTTGCGAGCCTTGGATGTCGGTCGAGCGGCTCGAAGTCATCGTCGAGCAGACGAATAAGCTCGGTGTGGACGCGGTATTGCTGCTCGGGGATTACGTCGTCGGGCATCGGCTCGGGAAATATTCGGGTCGGGTAAGCAATGGCGCTTGGGCGACGGTTCTAAGTCGGCTCAAGGCGCCGCTTGGCGTCCATGCCGTTCTCGGCAATCACGACTGGTGGGAATCCCGCGACGTGCAGAAAAAACGCGCGGGCCCGACGCCCGCGGGATTGGCGCTGCAAGTCGTCGGCATTCCGGTGTACGAAAACAATGCCGTGCGGCTCGAGAAGGATGGGCAAGCTTTCTGGCTTGCCGGTCTCGGCGATCAATGGGCTTTCTGGCCGCGAAGCGACGAGTACGACGAGTTCGTGCACGGAGGCAAAATCGCCTATCGCGGCGTCGACGATCTTCCGGCGACGCTCCGACAGGTGACGGACAGCGCTCCGGTGATCCTGATGGCGCATGAGCCAGATATCTTTCCGAAGGTTTCGGATAGGGTTTCCTTGACGATTGCCGGTCACACGCATGGCGGCCAGGTTCGCATATTCGGATATGCGCCCGTCGTGCCGTCGCGTTTTGGATCGCGTTATGCGTATGGTCATATCGTCGAGGACAAGCGGCACATGATCGTCTCGGGCGGTCTCGGGTGCTCGTCGTTGCCGATCAGATTCGGCTCGCCGCCCGAAATCGTGGTCATCGAGCTTGGCGGCTCCGAAAGGGGCGAAGTTTGA
- the ruvC gene encoding crossover junction endodeoxyribonuclease RuvC, with the protein MNGRTIRIIGIDPGLRRTGWGIVESDGVRLVYVASGVITPPKDDDLAYRLSALFDAVTSVIQSFSPSEAAVEETFVNENPRSTLKLGQARGAVLLAPARLGLRVAEYTPNLIKKSVTGAGHAEKQQIQAMIGFLLPKATFGCADEADALAIAITHAHHRVSRQRLAAVATKVAST; encoded by the coding sequence ATGAATGGACGAACGATTCGCATTATCGGCATCGACCCCGGCTTGCGGCGGACGGGATGGGGCATCGTCGAAAGCGACGGCGTCCGGCTCGTGTACGTCGCGTCCGGCGTCATCACGCCACCGAAGGACGACGATCTCGCCTATCGGCTATCTGCGCTCTTCGACGCCGTGACGAGCGTCATCCAGAGCTTCAGCCCGTCGGAAGCCGCGGTCGAAGAGACCTTCGTCAACGAGAATCCGCGCTCGACGTTGAAGCTCGGGCAGGCGCGCGGCGCCGTTCTGCTCGCGCCCGCCCGGCTCGGATTGCGCGTCGCCGAATACACTCCGAACTTGATCAAGAAGTCGGTGACCGGCGCGGGACACGCTGAGAAGCAACAGATCCAGGCGATGATCGGCTTTCTTTTGCCGAAGGCGACGTTCGGATGCGCGGATGAAGCCGATGCGCTGGCGATCGCCATCACGCACGCGCATCACCGCGTCAGCCGGCAGCGCCTGGCGGCCGTTGCAACCAAGGTCGCTTCCACATGA
- the ybgF gene encoding tol-pal system protein YbgF, with translation MAKLAGIHRSGVRFQIVALAFALTAVPALAQTSDARPPKSGAAAAAAASSGDAALKARVQALEEQLVDMQVVVGTLESLAKGGSTAAPFPSSGGAVSADPARIEGLETQVRALSAQVQQLSDQVRGMGGVPRRSEIQGGPETGATDHADAAADGFGSTTVSSGGDAIGGLLDSHGQAAEPDHGGGVGGLPAPVATAALPAASETSGDPKQLYETAYGYLLQRDYGSAETAFGDFLKKFPNDSLSGNAQYWLGETYFVRGQYKAAAGSFLKGYQTYAQSGKAPDSLLKLAMSLDRLGQKEAACSSFSELATKFPTAPQNVKSRAQSERQRIGCQ, from the coding sequence ATGGCCAAGCTTGCGGGGATCCATCGGAGTGGCGTGCGATTTCAAATCGTAGCGCTGGCGTTCGCCCTAACGGCTGTTCCAGCGCTCGCGCAAACGAGCGACGCGCGGCCGCCGAAAAGCGGTGCGGCAGCAGCGGCTGCTGCTTCCTCGGGTGATGCCGCGCTCAAAGCCCGGGTTCAAGCTCTCGAAGAGCAACTCGTCGATATGCAGGTCGTCGTCGGAACTTTGGAATCGCTTGCCAAAGGCGGCTCAACCGCTGCGCCATTCCCTTCGTCCGGCGGGGCCGTTTCCGCGGACCCTGCGCGAATCGAAGGACTAGAGACGCAGGTCCGTGCGCTCTCGGCGCAAGTGCAACAGCTCTCGGATCAAGTTCGCGGCATGGGTGGCGTACCGCGCCGTTCGGAAATTCAGGGCGGCCCTGAAACCGGCGCAACCGATCACGCGGACGCGGCAGCCGACGGTTTCGGATCGACAACGGTTTCATCGGGCGGCGATGCCATCGGCGGCCTGCTCGACAGTCATGGACAAGCGGCCGAGCCCGATCATGGCGGCGGCGTTGGCGGATTGCCGGCGCCAGTCGCCACGGCCGCGTTGCCTGCCGCTAGCGAGACGAGCGGCGACCCGAAGCAGCTTTACGAGACGGCATATGGCTATTTGCTTCAGCGCGATTACGGCTCCGCGGAAACGGCATTCGGCGATTTTTTAAAGAAGTTTCCGAACGACTCGCTATCGGGAAACGCGCAGTACTGGCTCGGCGAGACTTATTTTGTCCGTGGTCAATACAAGGCGGCGGCTGGGTCGTTCCTGAAGGGCTATCAGACGTATGCGCAAAGCGGGAAGGCGCCTGACAGTCTCTTGAAGCTCGCCATGTCGCTCGACCGGCTCGGGCAAAAAGAGGCGGCGTGTTCGTCTTTTTCCGAACTCGCGACGAAATTTCCGACAGCGCCGCAAAACGTGAAGTCGCGCGCGCAGAGTGAGCGGCAGCGTATCGGCTGCCAATAA
- the pal gene encoding peptidoglycan-associated lipoprotein Pal produces the protein MMATFARSWCLRLAAVSILAATVGACANKDMQPDGLSSKYGNATPGSQRDFTQNVGDLVYFSTDSVDLTPEAAQTLSKQSQWLAQYPQYTITIEGHADERGTREYNIALGARRATTVRNYLSEHGVNGARIRTISYGKERPVAVCNDISCWSQNRRAQTVLNSGGAGGVVSQR, from the coding sequence ATGATGGCCACGTTTGCGCGGAGCTGGTGTCTGCGCCTTGCCGCCGTTTCGATTCTTGCCGCGACGGTCGGCGCGTGCGCCAACAAGGACATGCAGCCGGACGGGCTGAGTAGCAAGTACGGCAACGCAACCCCCGGTTCTCAGCGCGACTTCACGCAGAACGTCGGCGACCTCGTCTACTTCTCGACCGACTCGGTCGATCTGACGCCGGAAGCTGCGCAGACGCTGTCGAAGCAATCTCAGTGGCTGGCGCAGTACCCGCAATATACGATCACCATCGAAGGCCATGCCGACGAACGCGGCACGCGTGAATACAACATCGCGCTCGGCGCCCGTCGCGCAACGACGGTGCGCAACTACCTTTCCGAGCACGGCGTGAATGGTGCGCGTATCCGCACGATCTCGTACGGCAAGGAGCGTCCGGTCGCGGTTTGCAACGATATTTCCTGCTGGTCGCAGAATCGCCGCGCGCAAACGGTGCTCAACAGCGGCGGCGCTGGCGGCGTGGTTAGCCAGCGTTAA
- the ruvA gene encoding Holliday junction branch migration protein RuvA, giving the protein MIGKLKGKVDAVGESFLIIDVNGVGYEVQASSRTLRNLKPGDDVALTIDTHVREDAIRLFGFQSEFERSWFRTLQSIQGVGAKVALSVLGIMSPQDLASAVALGNWAAVEEAPGVGKKLALRIVAELKDKAPGLSLGGHAIPAGGHATPQANGSSAGLAFSEALSALTNLGYNPAQASAAVAVASKELGDAADTAGLIKRSLKELAR; this is encoded by the coding sequence ATGATTGGCAAGCTCAAGGGCAAAGTCGACGCTGTCGGCGAAAGTTTTCTCATCATCGACGTCAACGGCGTCGGCTACGAAGTGCAGGCGTCATCGCGGACGCTGCGCAATTTGAAGCCGGGCGACGATGTGGCGCTGACGATCGATACGCACGTGCGCGAGGATGCGATCCGGCTCTTCGGGTTTCAGAGCGAGTTCGAGCGGAGCTGGTTCCGGACGCTGCAGTCGATCCAGGGAGTCGGTGCGAAAGTCGCGCTGAGCGTTCTCGGCATTATGTCGCCGCAGGATCTCGCGAGTGCGGTGGCGCTCGGCAATTGGGCTGCGGTCGAAGAGGCGCCGGGCGTCGGCAAGAAGCTGGCTTTGCGCATCGTTGCAGAATTGAAGGATAAGGCGCCGGGGCTCTCGCTCGGAGGCCACGCCATTCCAGCAGGCGGCCATGCGACGCCGCAGGCGAATGGCTCCTCCGCGGGATTGGCCTTCTCGGAGGCACTCTCGGCGCTGACAAATCTCGGCTACAACCCTGCTCAGGCCAGTGCCGCGGTCGCCGTTGCTTCGAAGGAGCTTGGAGACGCCGCGGATACAGCGGGGCTCATCAAGCGTAGTCTCAAGGAATTGGCTCGCTAG
- the ruvB gene encoding Holliday junction branch migration DNA helicase RuvB, which produces MTDRLVSSARKDVDAFEATIRPQSLDEFVGQEQARANLRVFIKAARGRGDALDHVLFAGPPGLGKTTLAQILSKELGVGFRATSGPVISKAGDLAALLTNLEERDVLFIDEIHRLNPAVEEILYPAMEDFQLDLMIGEGPAARSVRIDLPKFTLVGATTRAGLLTNPLRDRFGIPVRLNFYSIPELELVVGRGARVLGAQMSPDGAREIAKRSRGTPRIAGRLLRRVRDFASVEGAVIINAEVADRALTMLEVDGEGLDALDHRYLGCILHNYEGGPVGIETLAAALSEPRDALEEIVEPFLLQQGFIGRTPRGRVLTLKAYRHLGVNGPARAATPELPIFEDGEDGT; this is translated from the coding sequence ATGACCGACAGGCTCGTCAGCAGCGCGCGAAAAGACGTCGACGCCTTCGAGGCGACGATACGTCCGCAATCGCTCGACGAATTCGTCGGGCAGGAGCAGGCGCGCGCCAACCTCCGCGTTTTCATCAAGGCGGCGCGGGGGCGGGGCGATGCGCTCGACCATGTGCTCTTCGCCGGTCCTCCGGGCCTCGGGAAGACGACGCTGGCGCAGATCCTCTCGAAGGAACTTGGCGTCGGATTTCGCGCGACGTCGGGGCCGGTGATCTCGAAGGCCGGTGATCTCGCAGCGCTTTTGACCAATCTCGAAGAGCGCGACGTGCTGTTCATCGACGAAATCCACCGGCTCAATCCGGCTGTCGAGGAAATACTCTATCCCGCCATGGAGGATTTCCAGCTCGACCTGATGATCGGCGAGGGACCGGCGGCGCGGTCGGTCCGGATCGATCTACCGAAATTCACGCTCGTCGGCGCGACGACGCGCGCGGGGCTGCTGACCAATCCGCTGCGCGATCGCTTCGGGATTCCCGTCCGCCTCAACTTCTATTCGATTCCGGAACTCGAACTGGTCGTCGGCCGTGGTGCGCGGGTGCTCGGCGCGCAGATGTCGCCAGACGGCGCACGTGAAATCGCCAAACGCTCGCGCGGTACGCCGCGGATCGCCGGGCGCCTTCTTCGCCGCGTTCGCGATTTTGCATCGGTCGAAGGTGCGGTCATCATCAATGCCGAGGTCGCCGACCGGGCGCTGACGATGCTCGAGGTCGATGGCGAGGGACTGGACGCGCTCGATCACCGTTATCTCGGGTGCATTCTTCATAACTATGAAGGCGGGCCGGTCGGTATCGAAACGCTGGCCGCGGCGCTTTCCGAGCCGCGCGATGCGCTCGAGGAGATCGTGGAACCCTTTCTTCTGCAGCAAGGGTTCATCGGCCGCACCCCGCGCGGGCGCGTTTTAACGCTGAAGGCTTATCGCCACCTCGGTGTTAACGGTCCCGCGCGCGCCGCCACGCCGGAACTGCCTATTTTCGAGGACGGCGAAGACGGGACTTAA
- the tolA gene encoding cell envelope integrity protein TolA, translating into MLTVPFGLVLSLFFHASLLGWALFSMRTTPPLSPDTPAISADIITPSEFLRLKQGAEDAKNLETKANDKPKPDDSKNDTAKPNNAPPPPPPPPAEEQVAKVEPPPEPEPPQAAEPPPPPPPAPAKTEPDPIAKKIEEPPPPPEPAPGPTPDEKKLLEQKLDEERKAEEAKKKADEEAKKKAEDEAKKKAEEEAKKKAEDEAKKKKAAELKKKKQEEAKKKAEAAKKQFDPSKIASLLEKSPDDATPKALLDKDKRKKGQQAAGSSSTATNFGKEAGTQTGSDTVLSAREQDLLKGMLKSQLNGCWRPPGTGGGSEVPVVELHWELNPDGTLVGEPRVTSAPSTTAGQVYAEAALRAVRMCAPFRLPPDKYEGGWKYIDWTFDPREML; encoded by the coding sequence GTGCTGACTGTGCCCTTCGGACTTGTTCTGTCCCTCTTCTTCCACGCCTCACTCCTCGGGTGGGCGCTCTTTTCCATGCGCACGACGCCGCCGCTCTCGCCCGATACGCCGGCGATCTCGGCCGATATCATCACACCATCCGAATTCCTGCGTCTGAAGCAGGGCGCTGAGGACGCGAAAAACCTCGAGACCAAGGCGAACGACAAACCGAAGCCCGACGACAGCAAGAACGACACGGCGAAGCCGAACAACGCGCCGCCGCCACCACCTCCGCCGCCCGCCGAAGAGCAGGTCGCAAAGGTCGAGCCGCCACCGGAGCCCGAGCCGCCTCAAGCTGCCGAGCCTCCGCCTCCGCCGCCACCTGCGCCGGCGAAAACCGAGCCGGATCCGATAGCCAAGAAAATCGAAGAACCACCGCCGCCGCCGGAGCCCGCTCCGGGGCCGACGCCTGACGAGAAAAAGCTTCTGGAACAGAAGCTTGATGAAGAGCGCAAGGCCGAGGAGGCCAAGAAGAAGGCTGACGAAGAGGCGAAGAAAAAGGCCGAGGACGAAGCCAAGAAAAAGGCTGAAGAGGAAGCCAAGAAGAAAGCCGAAGACGAGGCGAAGAAGAAGAAGGCTGCCGAGCTCAAGAAAAAGAAACAGGAAGAGGCCAAGAAGAAAGCCGAAGCCGCCAAGAAACAGTTCGATCCGAGTAAGATCGCTTCTCTGCTCGAGAAGTCGCCGGACGATGCTACGCCCAAAGCTCTTCTCGACAAGGACAAGCGGAAGAAGGGGCAGCAGGCGGCAGGCTCAAGCTCGACGGCCACGAACTTCGGCAAGGAAGCCGGTACGCAAACGGGCTCCGATACGGTTCTTTCCGCACGCGAGCAGGATCTCTTGAAGGGCATGCTGAAGTCGCAGCTCAACGGCTGTTGGCGCCCGCCGGGTACGGGCGGCGGCAGCGAGGTTCCGGTCGTCGAGCTGCACTGGGAACTCAATCCCGACGGTACGCTCGTGGGCGAGCCGAGGGTTACTTCGGCGCCATCGACCACGGCGGGGCAAGTTTATGCCGAAGCGGCGCTCAGAGCTGTCAGGATGTGTGCTCCGTTTCGCCTGCCGCCGGACAAGTACGAGGGCGGGTGGAAGTACATCGACTGGACTTTCGATCCGCGTGAAATGTTGTAA
- a CDS encoding YbgC/FadM family acyl-CoA thioesterase, whose protein sequence is MTGAQWPDLAGRIVRDAGGQRHILPVRVYFEDTDAGGLVYHASYVRFAERGRTDFLRLLGTDARRLIDGSESTEPAAFVVRRMSFDFARPGRMDDLLEVETRVKELGAASVTLDQTISRDGMRLVSAEVVVVLVSISGKPLRLSDAVREAFQAHAAGAKNSRA, encoded by the coding sequence TTGACCGGCGCGCAATGGCCCGATCTCGCCGGGCGCATCGTTCGCGACGCGGGCGGTCAGCGGCACATTCTTCCCGTTCGCGTCTATTTCGAGGACACCGATGCGGGCGGCCTCGTCTATCACGCCTCGTACGTGCGCTTCGCGGAGCGCGGCCGCACCGATTTTCTGCGCCTTCTCGGCACCGACGCCCGGCGTCTGATCGACGGTTCCGAAAGTACCGAACCCGCGGCCTTCGTTGTTCGGCGGATGAGCTTCGACTTCGCTCGCCCCGGACGCATGGACGATCTTCTGGAGGTCGAAACGCGGGTCAAGGAGCTTGGCGCGGCCAGCGTTACGCTCGATCAGACGATCAGTCGCGACGGCATGCGTCTCGTCTCGGCCGAGGTCGTCGTCGTGCTCGTGTCGATTTCGGGGAAGCCGCTCCGCTTGAGCGACGCTGTGCGCGAAGCCTTTCAAGCGCATGCGGCAGGGGCGAAAAATTCCCGGGCGTAA
- a CDS encoding OmpA family protein codes for MAVLAPRVFAQNQAADSETAAELVEDGLDALSDHAEESGRRLLARVINDFPGSAEAFRAKRALAALDRGESTPEERAAIKAGLAERAAEYRRAFLLDVGDRVFFAENSAILGGRARSIVERQAHWLTARPDVTIVVIGRADDGGGRSAAEILSLQRAQVVRDRLIEAGIAESRIEVKAAGEADRLAICDGPMCQAQNRNAEVFIKEWHFDGNWSKSAMSGSPAKGSVSPVSVRRADPADSVSQ; via the coding sequence ATGGCTGTGCTTGCACCTCGGGTTTTTGCTCAGAATCAGGCTGCGGACAGCGAAACGGCCGCTGAGCTCGTCGAAGACGGGCTCGATGCTCTTTCCGATCACGCGGAAGAATCGGGCCGGCGCCTTCTGGCTCGCGTGATCAACGATTTTCCGGGATCGGCAGAAGCCTTCAGGGCGAAGCGTGCCTTGGCCGCGCTTGATCGCGGCGAGAGCACTCCGGAAGAACGTGCAGCGATCAAGGCTGGGCTTGCGGAGCGGGCCGCCGAATACCGGCGCGCGTTTCTTCTCGATGTCGGCGATCGCGTGTTCTTCGCCGAGAATAGCGCGATCCTCGGCGGGCGCGCGCGCAGCATCGTCGAGCGTCAAGCGCACTGGTTGACGGCTCGTCCTGATGTCACAATCGTGGTGATTGGCCGGGCCGACGACGGTGGCGGGCGGAGCGCGGCAGAAATCCTCTCGCTTCAGCGTGCCCAGGTTGTGCGTGACCGGCTCATCGAGGCGGGGATTGCGGAATCACGCATCGAGGTGAAAGCGGCGGGCGAAGCGGACCGTTTGGCTATCTGCGATGGTCCGATGTGCCAGGCGCAGAACCGGAACGCCGAAGTCTTCATCAAGGAATGGCATTTCGACGGAAACTGGTCGAAGTCGGCGATGTCGGGTTCGCCCGCGAAGGGTTCGGTCAGTCCGGTGAGCGTCCGCAGGGCGGATCCGGCCGATTCGGTTTCGCAATGA
- the tolQ gene encoding protein TolQ: MNPADVAQSAVAPVQASGFSFVELFMQASLTVQIVMTGLGVASVWSWAIIFEKLLAFRRARVESDRFEQLFWSGQSLDELYANLSRGRTITMAALFVAAMREWKRSVEGNIRALGGIQLRVEKVMDVTISREMERLDRRLLFLATVGSTAPFVGLFGTVWGIMTSFQSIAVSKNTSLAVVAPGIAEALFATALGLMAAIPAVIFYNKFSADSAAISQRLYAFSDEFAAIVSRQIDVRA, translated from the coding sequence ATGAATCCCGCGGATGTCGCCCAGAGCGCCGTTGCCCCGGTCCAAGCGAGTGGCTTCTCGTTCGTCGAACTCTTTATGCAAGCAAGCCTTACCGTCCAAATCGTGATGACGGGGCTTGGCGTTGCGTCCGTGTGGTCATGGGCGATCATCTTCGAGAAGCTTCTTGCGTTCCGCCGCGCGCGCGTCGAGAGCGACCGCTTCGAGCAGTTGTTCTGGTCGGGCCAGTCGCTGGATGAGCTTTACGCGAACCTGTCGCGCGGGCGGACGATCACCATGGCGGCGCTCTTCGTTGCCGCGATGCGCGAGTGGAAGCGCTCGGTCGAAGGCAACATCCGCGCGCTCGGCGGCATTCAGCTGCGCGTCGAGAAGGTGATGGACGTGACGATCAGCCGGGAAATGGAACGTCTCGACCGGCGGTTGCTGTTTCTCGCGACCGTTGGATCGACGGCGCCGTTCGTCGGCCTGTTCGGCACGGTCTGGGGCATCATGACGAGCTTCCAGTCGATCGCGGTTTCGAAGAATACGTCGCTGGCGGTCGTTGCGCCCGGTATCGCCGAAGCCTTGTTCGCGACGGCACTCGGCCTCATGGCCGCCATTCCGGCGGTTATTTTCTACAACAAGTTCTCGGCCGATTCGGCTGCGATATCGCAGCGTCTCTATGCGTTTTCCGATGAGTTTGCAGCGATCGTATCTCGCCAGATCGACGTGAGGGCTTAA
- the tolR gene encoding protein TolR → MGMSVKAGGGGRSRRRARHMPMSEINVTPMVDVMLVLLIIFMVAAPLLQTGIDVNLPESKGQEIQPPKKDPLAVTVKANGDVFIGDTQVPLEELATKLKAIAGNGYDETIFVRGDKGVNYGTVMEVMSRINQGGFKKLSFVLNGEKGGS, encoded by the coding sequence ATGGGGATGAGCGTCAAAGCGGGCGGCGGCGGGCGCAGTCGACGGCGCGCGCGGCATATGCCGATGAGCGAAATCAACGTCACGCCCATGGTCGACGTGATGCTCGTTCTTTTGATCATCTTCATGGTTGCCGCGCCCCTTCTGCAGACGGGCATCGACGTCAATTTGCCGGAGTCGAAGGGGCAGGAGATCCAGCCTCCGAAGAAGGACCCGCTGGCGGTCACGGTGAAAGCCAACGGCGACGTTTTTATCGGCGACACCCAGGTTCCGTTGGAGGAACTGGCAACGAAACTGAAGGCCATCGCCGGGAACGGTTACGACGAGACAATCTTCGTGCGCGGCGACAAGGGCGTGAACTACGGGACGGTGATGGAGGTGATGAGCCGCATCAACCAGGGCGGCTTCAAGAAACTTTCGTTTGTCCTCAATGGAGAGAAGGGAGGCTCCTAA